The stretch of DNA GACGGTGCTACCGAAGTGAGGGCCTATCCCACCGCCCTGGGGCAGGGTCAACAGCGCTATGTGCCCCTGCGAGAAGGCATCGATCTCCGCATCGAAGAGGTTTGCCTGAAGGACGATTTGGCGGTGATGCAATGCGATCGCGCCCATCCCCTGGAGTTCACCTTTGAGCAAAGCCAGGGCGGCGGCAGCAGCAGCCAGCACTATAACTTTTTTGGCAGCGGGTTGGCCCCGGCTGGAGTCTGGCGGGTTCCTGTCCAGCGGCGGATCATCAGCGTCAATGTACACATTGAGCCCTTCGTGTTTCAGCACTGGATCGGCGATGACAGCACCGATTGCCACGTTTTGGACTTTTTACGACCTAGCGATCAACTCTACTTCGAGCGTTCTGGCACCCCGACGGCGGCCATGCAGGTAGCGGTGCAGGCGATGCTTGGCTGTCCCTTTCAAGGGCTGACCCAGCGCCTCTACCTGGAAAGTAAGGTGTGGGAGCTCATGGCGCTACTGATCGAAGATCTGCGCACCACACCCAGCCAAAGCAGCGTGCCTGCCCTCAAACCCGACGACGTAGAGCGCATCCACTACGCCAGCAAAATCCTGCGCCGCCAGCTCACCCAGCCCCCCTCGCTGATTGAGCTGGCGCGAGCGGTGGGCATCAACGACCACAAGCTGAAGGTGGGCTTCCGCCAGGTGTTTGGCACCACCGTGTTTGGCTACCTGCACGAGCACCGCATGGAGCGATCGCGCCAGCTGCTCGAATCCGGCGATCTCAGCGTCACCGCCGCTGCCGAGGCGGTGGGCTTTGCCAGCCGGGGCCATTTCGCCGCCGCCTTTCGCCGCAAGTATGGCGTGAATCCGGGGGTGTATGCGCGGGGGATGAGGGCGTAGGGGTGGATGGGTGGGCGGGTGGATGGGTTGGTGGGTGGATGGGTTGGTGGGTGGATGGGTTGGTGGGTGGATGGGTTGGTGGGTATCAAGATCCCCTCCTGGGAGGGGCAGGGGTGGGTTATCCGGGTGTTGGGTACCGGGTTTTGACCTGACACCTGGCACCTAGCATCCTGCTGCTGTCTCAAGCATTCGGCAGATTATCTGGGTCGAGGCCGAGGGAGCGCAAATAATCGGCCAGTCGCTCCGCCCGCTGCTGTTCCTGCTCCGCCCGCCGCTGCTCCTGCTCAGCTCGCCGCTGCTCCTGCTCCGCCCGCCGCTGCTCCTGCTCAGCCCGCCGCTGTTCCTGCTCAGCCCGCCGCTGTTCCTGCTCAGCTCGCTCGGCGGGGGTCAAGTAGCGATCGCCCCGCTGGTCAAACCAACCCAGGGCTTCCCGGTCCATCGGGTCAAACGGGAGCACACAACGCCCAATCCCTAACCCGATCTCCGGCATCCAACAGGGTTCGCCCATTTGCAATTGGTAGGTGCCCTCCACCAGCTTGTAGACCTCAAAGGGTAAATGGCGATCGCGCTGCCAGAAGCTGGGATTGTAAACCACGTAGTACAGCACCCCCAGGCGGGCGTAGATATCTAGCTTGGTGTCGTACTCGCCGCCGGGGGTTTGTGACACCATTTCCAGGGCTAAAATCGGTGGTGTGTAATTTTCTTCCCAGGTGACGTAGCTGCTGCGCGACTTGCCCCCCTTGCGACGTTCAACCCCCAAGCTCAAAAAGCCGTCGGGCACCACCGGTACCCGTGGGTTGACCCCGGTGGTATGGTAAACGCCCATATCCACGGCAAAAAACCAGTCCTGGCGGTCTTTCCACAGGTATTCCAACACGAAGAGCAAGACATTGGGCAGCCAGTTTTGATCTTCGTTATCCACGGGCGTATCGTCAGAACAGGGGAGTTCGTCGCTAGTCGGAAGTTGGGTGAGGTCAATGTCGAACATGGTCACCACCTGGGGCTCTGCCAGCGTTTTGCGTAGCCCCATTGTAGCGCCGGGGCAAGCCGACCCAAAAACTCCCAGATCTGATCGCAAAAACTCCGCCTAGGGATCATCCTTCGCTTTAGCGGCTCTCGCCGACCTGTATCTTACTGAGAAGTATTCCTGATTGCCCCGCAGCGATAGGCAATTAGGGCAGTGTTCTCAATGATTTAGCAGGTGGTGTGATGGGCGTTCGATTGCAGGGGTTCGTGCTGCTGGCGGCATCGCTAGCACTGGTACCAGTGGCGGCGCAGGCCGAAACGGGGTTGTCTTTAGGGAACATGGCCCCGCCCAGTGGTCAGGCAGCAGACCTGGCCCAGGCGGTGAGGCAAATTACCGGGGTGCGGGTAGAGCCCGACGGTGAGGGACTGCGGCTGGTGCTGGAGGCTGACGGAGCACTGGGGGAACCGACCACATCGGTGGTGGGCAATGCCCTGGTGGCCGAGATTCCCAATGCGGTGCTGGCCCTGCCCGGTGGGGATAACTTTGAGCAGTTTAGCCCCACCGAGGGCATTGCCCTAGTAAGCCTCGCCAACGAGCCCGGCAACCGGGTACGGGTCTCCATTACCGGCAACGATGGGCCGCCAGCGGTGAATGTAAGCGCTGGAACTGCGGGACTGGTACTGGGCATTGCGCCGGGGTTGGGTCTGGCCTCGGGCGATGACAACGCTATCCGCATTGGGGTGACAGGGGAAGGCGACGAGGGCTACGCGCCACGAAATGCCACCTCGGCCACCCGTACCGATACCCCCCTGCGCGACGTTCCGCGCACCATTCAGGTCATTCCCGAACAAGTGTTGGAGGATCAGGCCATTACTCGCGTAGGCGATGCCGTGCGCAACGTCAGCGGTGTGGTGCAGGATGGCGGCTTTGGCAGCACCACCGACCAGCTCAATATTCGCGGCTTTTTTACTAGCGGCATTTTTATCGATGGGTTTAGGGGCGATGGCTCGGGGTTTGCCGAAACCGCCAATGTGGAGCGCATTGAGGTGCTGCGGGGGCCAGCATCGGTTTTGTTTGGCAACACAGAGCCCGGCGGGATTATTAACCTCGTTACCAAGCAGCCCCTCGACGAGCCGTTCTATGGTCTAGAACTCCAGGCGGGCAGCTACGGGTTTATTCGCCCCACGATCGATTTGACTGGGCCGATCACTAGCGATCGCACCATCCTCTACCGCTTTAATGGGGCCTACGAACGCGCCAATGGCTTCCGGGCCTTCGACCAAACTATCAACCGCTATTTTGCTGCGCCGTCGTTGGCCTTTAGCCTGGGCGATGCCACAACGTTGAATCTAGACTTTACCTACCGCAACGACGAACGCCCCTTTGACCGAGGTTTTTTGGCCATCGGACGGGGTATTGTAGACACCCCACTGAGCCGCATTTTTGGGGAACCTGACGATGTCAGCCGAGTGGAGGAATACGGGGCTGGATACCGCCTGGAGCACGAGTTTAGCGACAGTTGGGAGGTGCGCAACCAGTTTCGGATGCTATCTACCGATAGCTTTGACTATCGGGCCGAGCCTGTACGGCTGAACGAGGCTACGGGAATTTTAACCCGCAACTTCCGCTCTAACGACGACATTGGTGAGGTCTATTCACTGCAAACCGATGTGCTGGGCAACTTTTCGACCGGCTCGGTTGAGCACGACCTGCTGATTGGGCTAGATCTGCGGCGGCAGACCTCCGGTGGCACCCAACGACGACTGCCGGGCGGATTGACGCCCAGCCTCGATATTTTTAATCCGGTCTACAACGTCGTTGAGCGGCCTCCCCTCAGCGCCCTCACCAATGAGGTGCGGAATAACAGCGATCGCACCAATGCCCTCGGCCTTTTTGTGCAGGATCAGATCCAGATTCTCGACAACCTGATCGTGGTTGCGGGGGGGCGGTTTGATGTGGTTTCGCAATACAGCCGCAACAACCGCACCGGTACTGACTCTGGCCAGGATGTGACAGCATTTACCCCCACGGTTGGCGTGGTCTATCAGCCGATCGAGCCGGTTTCAATCTATGCCAACTATGCGCGATCGTTTCAACCCAACTTTGGCACCAGTGTCGATGGTAACTTTCTACCTCCAGAGCGCGGCACTCAGTACGAGGTGGGTGTTCAGGCCGCTATCCGCGATCGCCTCATCGCCTCGCTGGCGCTCTACAGCATCACCAAAACCAACCTGGCCACCACCGATCCCGTCAACCCAGATTTCAGCATCCCCATTGCTGCGCAACGCAGCGGCGGCATGGATCTGAATGTCGCGGGCGAAATTCTCCCCGGTTGGAATGTCATCGCCTCCTATGGCTACATTGATTCCGCCTACACCGAGGAGTATTTTGGCCTACCTCCAGGCAGCCGGGTGCAAAATGTGCCCAGGCATACGGCCAGCCTGTGGAGCACCTACGAAATTCAAAGCGGCAATTTGCAGGGGCTAGGCTTTGGGGCCGGGGTGTTTTATACCGGCGATCGCGCCGGAGATTTTGAAGACACCTTCGATTTGCCCAGCTTCGTGCGCACTGACGCGGCGGTGTTTTACCGGCGCAATAACTGGCGGGCTGCTATTAATGTGCAAAACCTGTTTGACGTGCGCTACTTCAAAGCTAATAACTTTGGCCGGGTTGCCATTGAACCCGGCGCACCCCTGACGGTTGTTGGGTCGCTGTCGATTGATTTTTAGGATTTTGAGTGTTAGCGAATGCCCATGGATGGTGACAGAATGACTCGACAACTTTTCTGTGGCAGCCTAGGAAAGCGGAGATGGCGATGGCTTGTCTTAGGGTTGTTGATATGTCTTGCTGTCGTCATCCTGGGCAGTGCCTGCACACCCAATGCCTCTACTCAAAGGGACGGTGCCCTCGCCAGCGCCGACTGTCGAGTCATTCGCCATGCTAGGGGTGAAACCTGTGTGCCCAACGACCCGCAGCGTATCGTAGTTTTA from Leptolyngbya sp. KIOST-1 encodes:
- a CDS encoding helix-turn-helix transcriptional regulator, giving the protein MTLSLSQADYADWLDEIDYRTTTDGATEVRAYPTALGQGQQRYVPLREGIDLRIEEVCLKDDLAVMQCDRAHPLEFTFEQSQGGGSSSQHYNFFGSGLAPAGVWRVPVQRRIISVNVHIEPFVFQHWIGDDSTDCHVLDFLRPSDQLYFERSGTPTAAMQVAVQAMLGCPFQGLTQRLYLESKVWELMALLIEDLRTTPSQSSVPALKPDDVERIHYASKILRRQLTQPPSLIELARAVGINDHKLKVGFRQVFGTTVFGYLHEHRMERSRQLLESGDLSVTAAAEAVGFASRGHFAAAFRRKYGVNPGVYARGMRA
- a CDS encoding Uma2 family endonuclease — its product is MGLRKTLAEPQVVTMFDIDLTQLPTSDELPCSDDTPVDNEDQNWLPNVLLFVLEYLWKDRQDWFFAVDMGVYHTTGVNPRVPVVPDGFLSLGVERRKGGKSRSSYVTWEENYTPPILALEMVSQTPGGEYDTKLDIYARLGVLYYVVYNPSFWQRDRHLPFEVYKLVEGTYQLQMGEPCWMPEIGLGIGRCVLPFDPMDREALGWFDQRGDRYLTPAERAEQEQRRAEQEQRRAEQEQRRAEQEQRRAEQEQRRAEQEQQRAERLADYLRSLGLDPDNLPNA
- a CDS encoding TonB-dependent siderophore receptor, with translation MGVRLQGFVLLAASLALVPVAAQAETGLSLGNMAPPSGQAADLAQAVRQITGVRVEPDGEGLRLVLEADGALGEPTTSVVGNALVAEIPNAVLALPGGDNFEQFSPTEGIALVSLANEPGNRVRVSITGNDGPPAVNVSAGTAGLVLGIAPGLGLASGDDNAIRIGVTGEGDEGYAPRNATSATRTDTPLRDVPRTIQVIPEQVLEDQAITRVGDAVRNVSGVVQDGGFGSTTDQLNIRGFFTSGIFIDGFRGDGSGFAETANVERIEVLRGPASVLFGNTEPGGIINLVTKQPLDEPFYGLELQAGSYGFIRPTIDLTGPITSDRTILYRFNGAYERANGFRAFDQTINRYFAAPSLAFSLGDATTLNLDFTYRNDERPFDRGFLAIGRGIVDTPLSRIFGEPDDVSRVEEYGAGYRLEHEFSDSWEVRNQFRMLSTDSFDYRAEPVRLNEATGILTRNFRSNDDIGEVYSLQTDVLGNFSTGSVEHDLLIGLDLRRQTSGGTQRRLPGGLTPSLDIFNPVYNVVERPPLSALTNEVRNNSDRTNALGLFVQDQIQILDNLIVVAGGRFDVVSQYSRNNRTGTDSGQDVTAFTPTVGVVYQPIEPVSIYANYARSFQPNFGTSVDGNFLPPERGTQYEVGVQAAIRDRLIASLALYSITKTNLATTDPVNPDFSIPIAAQRSGGMDLNVAGEILPGWNVIASYGYIDSAYTEEYFGLPPGSRVQNVPRHTASLWSTYEIQSGNLQGLGFGAGVFYTGDRAGDFEDTFDLPSFVRTDAAVFYRRNNWRAAINVQNLFDVRYFKANNFGRVAIEPGAPLTVVGSLSIDF